A single window of Salvia splendens isolate huo1 chromosome 6, SspV2, whole genome shotgun sequence DNA harbors:
- the LOC121809428 gene encoding protein EIN4-like, which yields MFKTLASALLVLLFLLSLSVCVSAADNEYHCSCDEEGFWSVENILECQKVSDFLIAVAYFSIPIELLYFLSCSNIPFKWVLIQFIAFIVLCGMTHLLNGWTYGPHTFQLMLALTIFKGLTALVSFATAITLFTLIPLLLKVKVREIMLKKKTWDLDREVGIIKKQKEAGLHVRMLTHEIRKYLDRHTILYTTLVELSKTLDLKNCVVWMPNSGRTEITLTHELREHSYPNTYTSVIPTSEPDVREIKGSEWVKILDPESPLSLASSREVGEPGSVAAIRMPMLRVSNFKGGTPEMVPACYAILVLVLPDGKGRTWSKQELEIVEVVADQVAVALSHAAILEESQLMRDKLVEQNRALEQAKQDALMASQARNAFQMVMSNGLRRPMHSILGLLSVLQDEQLSEEQLLLIDTTFKTGNVLSTLINDVMDTAAKDNRRFPLDMKPFKLHSMIKEAACLSKCLCAHRGYNFVIEVDKSLPNYVIGDERRVFQVIFHMVGNLLNANRGGGFLLLRVYSASGSQVRNEQRRGQWRSNSSDGYAYVRLEAGICHTGSQEANSSSMIQYGRQRCSGGGEETMSFNVCKKLVQLMQGDIWMISNPEGFDQSVALVLRFQARASIARGILENEQSLERVQSNSAFRGLTVLIADADDVNRAVTRKLLEKLGCIVSAVSSGYECLSALGPSASSLQLVLLDLHLPDLDGFEVAMKLRKFRSRNWLVIVALTASDDEEMREKCLQVGMNGVFAKPGSLQDIAYELEAILLQANRLYS from the exons ATGTTCAAGACATTAGCATCTGCGTTGCTGGTGTTGTTGTTTTTGTTGTCGTTGTCTGTTTGCGTCTCGGCTGCAGACAATGAGTACCACTGCAGCTGTGACGAGGAGGGTTTTTGGAGCGTTGAGAACATCTTGGAGTGCCAAAAAGTCAGTGATTTCTTGATTGCAGTGGCCTACTTCTCCATCCCTATTGAACTGCTTTACTTCCTTAGTTGCTCCAACATTCCGTTCAAATGGGTGCTGATTCAGTTCATCGCGTTCATTGTCCTGTGTGGGATGACTCATTTGCTGAATGGTTGGACGTACGGACCTCACACCTTTCAGCTCATGCTTGCTCTCACCATTTTCAAGGGTCTCACTGCCCTTGTCTCGTTTGCAACGGCAATAACCCTTTTCACCCTCATCCCTTTGCTGCTAAAGGTGAAGGTGAGGGAGATCATGCTGAAGAAGAAGACTTGGGATCTTGATCGGGAAGTTGGGATTATCAAGAAGCAGAAGGAAGCTGGCTTGCATGTTAGGATGCTAACACATGAGATACGCAAGTACCTTGATCGCCATACTATTTTGTACACAACTCTTGTTGAGCTGTCAAAGACTCTGGATTTGAAGAACTGCGTTGTTTGGATGCCAAACTCGGGTAGAACGGAGATAACCCTAACACATGAGTTGAGAGAGCATAGCTACCCAAACACATATACCTCGGTCATCCCTACTAGTGAGCCTGATGTGAGAGAGATCAAGGGAAGTGAATGGGTGAAGATACTTGATCCCGAATCACCCCTTTCTCTTGCAAGCAGTAGGGAAGTTGGTGAGCCGGGATCTGTGGCTGCGATTAGGATGCCAATGCTGAGGGTTTCCAATTtcaaaggtggcactcctgagaTGGTTCCCGCCTGTTATGCTATACTCGTGTTGGTCCTTCCCGATGGGAAGGGTAGAACGTGGAGCAAACAAGAACTCGAGATAGTAGAGGTGGTTGCTGATCAAGTTGCTGTGGCTCTATCCCATGCAGCTATTCTTGAAGAATCTCAACTCATGAGAGACAAGCTTGTGGAACAAAATCGAGCGCTGGAGCAGGCCAAACAGGACGCACTAATGGCAAGTCAGGCACGCAATGCATTTCAAATGGTGATGAGTAATGGATTAAGAAGGCCAATGCATTCGATTCTTGGCCTGCTATCAGTGTTGCAGGATGAACAGCTTAGTGAGGAGCAGCTTCTTCTCATTGACACAACATTCAAGACTGGTAACGTTCTTTCAACACTGATAAATGATGTCATGGACACTGCAGCGAAGGACAATAGGAGATTCCCTTTGGATATGAAGCCCTTTAAACTGCATTCTATGATTAAAGAAGCTGCTTGCCTCTCCAAATGCCTATGTGCTCATAGGGGATATAATTTTGTTATTGAAGTGGATAAATCATTGCCAAATTATGTGATAGGTGATGAGAGAAGAGTGTTTCAGGTGATTTTTCATATGGTTGGTAATCTGTTGAATGCAAACAGAGGAGGTGGATTTCTTTTGTTACGAGTGTATTCAGCAAGTGGGAGTCAGGTGCGGAATGAGCAGAGACGGGGGCAATGGAGATCAAATTCATCAGATGGATATGCTTATGTTAGGCTTGAAGCCGGTATTTGCCATACCGGTTCCCAGGAAGCCAACAGTTCTTCTATGATCCAGTACGGCAGGCAGAGATGCTCTGGTGGAGGCGAGGAAACCATGAGCTTTAACGTATGCAAAAAACTTGTTCAG CTGATGCAAGGAGACATCTGGATGATCTCAAATCCGGAGGGCTTTGATCAGAGTGTGGCTCTCGTCTTGCGGTTCCAGGCCAGGGCATCCATCGCAAGAGGCATATTAGAAAATGAGCAATCTCTGGAGCGCGTGCAATCTAACTCTGCTTTCAGAGGTCTGACCGTTCTCATAGCCGATGCTGATGATGTGAACAGAGCCGTGACGAGGAAGTTGCTGGAGAAGCTGGGATGCATCGTGTCTGCAGTCTCATCTGGATACGAATGCCTCAGTGCTCTTGGTCCGTCTGCGTCCTCACTCCAACTCGTGCTTCTGGACCTTCACCTTCCCGACTTGGATGGCTTCGAAGTCGCTATGAAGTTACGCAAGTTTAGGAGCCGGAACTGGCTGGTGATCGTGGCCTTGACAGCGAGCGACGACGAAGAGATGAGGGAGAAGTGCTTGCAGGTTGGAATGAATGGTGTTTTTGCAAAACCAGGTTCGTTGCAAGATATTGCTTATGAGCTCGAGGCTATTTTGCTGCAGGCAAATAGACTATATTCCTAG
- the LOC121806470 gene encoding uncharacterized protein LOC121806470, which translates to MGFFSFLGRVLFASIFILSAWQMFNEFGDDGGPAAEQWAPKLGLVKKYIDGIIGKNNFHIDARTFVAASIFLNGFGGLLFVLGSSFGAYLLMYYLILTAPLMYDFYNYEAGKPEFFRVLCEFLQCAALVGALLFFLGMKNSITRKQPKRKITKSKAA; encoded by the exons ATGggtttcttttctttccttggaCGTGTGCTCTTCGCTTCCATTTTCATCCTCTCTGCATGGCAAAT GTTCAATGAATTTGGAGACGATGGTGGACCTGCAGCAGAACAGTGGGCTCCCAAATTGGGTCTTGTCAAGAAGTATATTGATGGAATAATTGGGAAAAACAATTTCCACATTGAT GCCAGGACTTTCGTTGCTGCATCCATCTTTCTAAATGGGTTTGGAGGACTTCTATTTGTCCTTGGCAGCAGTTTCGGTGCTTATCTACTG ATGTATTACTTGATATTGACAGCTCCTTTAATGTATGACTTCTACAACTACGAAGCTGGAAAGCCAGAGTTTTTCAGAGTCTTATGTGAGTTCCTTCAG TGTGCGGCACTTGTTGGTGCATTGCTGTTCTTCCTCGGAATGAAGAACTCGATTACAAGGAAGCAACCCAAGAGAAAGATCACCAAATCGAAGGCTGCTTGA